The Aeoliella mucimassa genome includes the window ACCGAGGTGGTGCAGACCTTCAAACAGGCCGGCGTGCGTCAGATCGTGGTCGGCTCGCCTGGCCCGGTCGATTCCGATTCGTTCAAAGGGGTTTGGTTCCACCCTATCACGGCCGACGAATACAATCACACGCTGGCCGACCTGACCGCCGCGGCCCAAACGGTAGCCGAGGCCGAAGGAGTGCAATTCGCCAACCTGCATGCCGAGGGAATGCGGGTGATGCAGGCGATGAAGCAGAAATATGGCAAGGAATACTACCTATTCGGCGACGATGGCATTCACCCCCGCGAGGCGGGGCACCTACTGATGGCCCACGCCATGCTCAAGGCCCTTGGCTGCGATGGCAACATCGGCACGATCACCATCGATCTCGAAGCTGCCGAGGCCACCGCGACCGATGGCCATCAGGTGCTGAACGTGCAGGACGGAACCGTGAGCCTGAAGTCGACTCGCTACCCGTTCTGCTTCACTGGCGACCCCGCCAAACCCGAAGCCACCACTGGCGTCATCGAGTTCCTCCCCTTCAACCAGGAGCTCAATCGCCTGACGCTGGTCGTGAGCAACATTCCTGCGGACGCGAAGCAAGTGCAAGTGCAATGGGGCAAGGAAACCAAGGAGTTCACACGCGAACAACTCGCGTCCGGCATTAACCTGGCGGCCGAGTTCCTTAACAACCCCTTCTCCGAACCGTTCCACCAGGTGCACGAAGCGGTACTGCGTCAACAGCGTTACGAGACGCCAATGATGAAGGACATGCTGCACTCGATCCCCGATTGGAAACGTCAGGGCGTGGATACCGACTTCGACGCGCTGGTAAAGGAACTGGTGTCCGTCGACAAAGCCCTTCGCAAGTCGGCCGGCGAAAGCGTGGTGCCCGTCGAACACTCGATTCGCATCACTTACTAAGCGATGGCGATGAAGGCCATTGCTGCGGATATCCTCTGCTGATTCCTAAGTGCACGATCCATCTTTTACATGATGCATGCGACGCTTGCGCCTGCCTGCAAGGTTGTCGTGCGTCACTTGACTGCAATACTACCGCAGGAAAAAAGAAATGAGAGCCTAGAATCCGTACGAAGGTAGCATGCAGTCCTTTCTCACCAATTGGGGTAACGCGTCATTAACATCGCTGGGATTTTTCTGGATGGCCATGTGGGCGTTCGTGCTGGGATACATCGTGAGTAGTTGTATCCAGGTGTTTGTCACCCGCGAACGCATGAAGCAAGCGATGGGCAAGGCCGGCGCCCGCAGCGTAGGACTGGCCACGTTTTCTGGATTCATTTCGAGTTCCTGCAGCTTTGCTGCACTGGCGACTTCGAAGTCGCTGTTCAAGAAGGGAGCGGGACTCGTCCCCTCGCTCGCCTTCTTGCTGTCGTCAACGAATCTGGTAATCGAACTGGGAATCATCATTGCCATCTTTTTAAGCTGGCAATTTGTCGTCGGCGAGTATATCGGCGGCATCCTACTGATCTTACTCATGTGGGTGCTGGTGAAACTGACGCTCCCCGACTCCTGGGAAAAGCAAGCCCGGGAGCGGATGGGCGAAGACGAGGAGCAACACGAAACCGAAGACTGGAAGAAACTAATCACCAGCCGCGAAGGTTGGCAACGGGTCGCGAGTCAGTACTTCATGGAATGGGGCATGGTCTGGCGCGACGTGACGTTCGGATTCACCGTGGCCGGCATTATCAGTGCCTTTGTGCCGCAATCGTTCTTCACCACCCTGTTCGTCGGTGCCGGCGGCGACAACGATCCTGCGTTCTGGCAAGTACTGCTGCAAACCCTCGTCGGACCGCTGGCCGCCTTCCTGACCTTTATCGGCTCGATGGGCAACATCCCCCTCGCTTCGCTGCTGCTCGCCAATGGGGTGAGTTTCGCCGGCATCATGGCGTTCATCTTCAGCGACCTGGTGGTATTCCCCGTGCTCCGTATCAATGCCAAGTACTACGGCTGGACCATGGCCCTCTACATACTCGGAGTGTTCCTCGTCGCGTTGGTTGCCGCCTCGCTGCTATTACACTACGGGTTTGGACTCGCCGGCATGCTGCCCGAAGGGGGAACTCGGCAAACGGTCGAACCGATGGAACGCTTTAAGATCGACTACACGCTGTTTCTGAACGTTGCATTCCTGGTGATTACGGGAGTGCTTGTGTGGTTGAAATCGAAAGCCTCGGCCCACGCAATGCACCACGAGCACGAACAGGATGAGCACCAGCACGATGATCAGGCACAGGAACACCAAGGCCACGAGCACGAGCACGAGCACGAGCACATGTCGCAACCAAGCCTCGGCGACCGCCTGCTCACCGGCCTGGCGTACGTGTCACTCGCCTGGCTGGCCGGAGGAGCGATCGTGAGCCTGCTTGGTGGGGCAACTGGTTAGGTGACGGGGGAGTACTTGTGTTCCCCGCCCCGCGACTCTGCGTGAGACTTCAAGACTAGCTCTTCGTCAGCATCGCTAGCCTACGCCTTCGGCTGCGGGCTTAACAATTTTTTGGGGGATGCTCCACTTTTCGCTGGGAATTGGCCACCTATGGTGCTCCAATGAACAGGTATAGAGTTGTCCGTTGTCTGTGGTTCGCTGTTCGTTGTTGGAGAATGGAGTGGTTTAGCCGATTGTAAGTTCTATCGAATAACTGCATCG containing:
- a CDS encoding permease, which encodes MQSFLTNWGNASLTSLGFFWMAMWAFVLGYIVSSCIQVFVTRERMKQAMGKAGARSVGLATFSGFISSSCSFAALATSKSLFKKGAGLVPSLAFLLSSTNLVIELGIIIAIFLSWQFVVGEYIGGILLILLMWVLVKLTLPDSWEKQARERMGEDEEQHETEDWKKLITSREGWQRVASQYFMEWGMVWRDVTFGFTVAGIISAFVPQSFFTTLFVGAGGDNDPAFWQVLLQTLVGPLAAFLTFIGSMGNIPLASLLLANGVSFAGIMAFIFSDLVVFPVLRINAKYYGWTMALYILGVFLVALVAASLLLHYGFGLAGMLPEGGTRQTVEPMERFKIDYTLFLNVAFLVITGVLVWLKSKASAHAMHHEHEQDEHQHDDQAQEHQGHEHEHEHEHMSQPSLGDRLLTGLAYVSLAWLAGGAIVSLLGGATG
- a CDS encoding SGNH/GDSL hydrolase family protein translates to MRLFRLLLVVVCIGLWNSAGAEQPVELKSGDHIAICGDSITEQKIYSAYMETYFLACQPAAKLQSSQFGWGGETSWGFAERMENDVIPFESTVATMCYGMNDGGYSASNPEQIEKYRAALTEVVQTFKQAGVRQIVVGSPGPVDSDSFKGVWFHPITADEYNHTLADLTAAAQTVAEAEGVQFANLHAEGMRVMQAMKQKYGKEYYLFGDDGIHPREAGHLLMAHAMLKALGCDGNIGTITIDLEAAEATATDGHQVLNVQDGTVSLKSTRYPFCFTGDPAKPEATTGVIEFLPFNQELNRLTLVVSNIPADAKQVQVQWGKETKEFTREQLASGINLAAEFLNNPFSEPFHQVHEAVLRQQRYETPMMKDMLHSIPDWKRQGVDTDFDALVKELVSVDKALRKSAGESVVPVEHSIRITY